From the genome of Geminocystis herdmanii PCC 6308, one region includes:
- a CDS encoding lipid-A-disaccharide synthase-related protein: protein MDDFKLKITRILLISNGHGEDLNSSLIGDALSSVKPNLTVDAFPIVGEGKSYIKKGIKIVAHLKSMPSGGIFYLNIINLIKDLFSGLIGLTIQQIITITKIKNNYDLVIAVGDIVPLFFAYLTGKKYISFLVANSSYYEGKLKLPFLTKLLLRSNRCQLIFAKDKYTAQDLQNQGFTKTICVGYPIMDDLKPTGKNLELCSEKTMIALLPGSRLPEALRNFSLQLAVCEKLVNISSENWQFLGALVPTITEEDLSNIEGWEYDSGVLSKEIDGKHITVKVYHDAFADILLQCNLVLGMAGTAVEQAVGLGKPVIQIPGKGPQFTYRFAEAQMRLLGSSTITMEENKDNQVMCEKTAYKIIEVLDDREFLEQCVINGKERIGTTGASLAMAKAIIIKDLPFQGIRKL from the coding sequence ATGGATGATTTTAAGTTAAAAATAACTCGAATTTTATTAATTAGTAATGGTCATGGAGAAGACTTAAATAGTAGTTTAATTGGTGATGCTTTAAGCTCTGTTAAACCTAATTTAACTGTTGATGCTTTTCCTATTGTGGGAGAAGGAAAATCTTATATAAAAAAAGGTATAAAAATAGTCGCACATCTTAAATCGATGCCATCAGGAGGAATATTTTATCTCAATATTATTAACTTAATTAAAGACTTATTTTCTGGCTTAATTGGCCTAACTATTCAACAAATAATTACCATTACTAAAATTAAAAATAATTATGATTTAGTTATCGCTGTGGGAGATATTGTACCACTTTTTTTTGCTTATTTAACAGGTAAAAAATATATCAGTTTTCTTGTGGCTAATTCTAGTTATTATGAGGGTAAATTAAAACTTCCTTTCTTAACTAAATTACTACTTCGATCGAACCGTTGTCAACTAATTTTTGCTAAAGATAAATACACCGCTCAAGATTTACAAAATCAAGGATTTACTAAAACAATATGTGTCGGTTATCCCATTATGGATGATTTGAAACCTACAGGGAAAAATCTTGAATTATGTTCCGAAAAAACCATGATTGCTTTACTTCCGGGGAGTCGATTACCCGAAGCCTTGAGAAATTTTAGTTTACAATTAGCGGTATGTGAAAAATTAGTCAACATTTCCTCTGAAAATTGGCAATTTCTGGGTGCATTAGTACCAACTATTACAGAAGAAGATTTAAGCAATATTGAAGGTTGGGAATATGACTCAGGAGTTTTAAGTAAGGAAATTGACGGGAAACATATCACCGTGAAGGTTTATCATGACGCTTTTGCGGATATTTTATTACAATGTAATCTTGTCTTGGGTATGGCAGGAACTGCTGTAGAACAGGCTGTGGGCTTAGGAAAACCAGTAATACAGATACCGGGAAAAGGTCCTCAATTTACCTATCGATTTGCTGAAGCACAAATGAGATTGTTAGGCAGTAGTACAATTACGATGGAAGAAAATAAGGATAATCAGGTAATGTGTGAAAAAACCGCTTATAAGATTATAGAAGTTTTAGACGATCGAGAATTTTTAGAGCAGTGTGTAATCAATGGTAAAGAAAGAATCGGCACTACTGGTGCATCCTTAGCTATGGCAAAGGCGATTATTATTAAAGATTTGCCCTTTCAAGGTATTAGAAAACTTTAA
- a CDS encoding FAD-dependent monooxygenase, which produces MNLTEILYLEIPHPNPEIVCHWLQNTWQPSQGKKNHTTDGIVLELADNHELSVFIWTLQRTTYLKMFRWGEKQVFVENKIKRELEIAINQQFPTNYPLLPEIDLENNSIFSALESYYPNTVKYFQKMPQGEYDLKRVYWWEKTWRESVKNKVKTNNPKQVLFKDETTGKADYDIVYVGGALGAIHACLMAKLGYSVLLIERLKFGRMNREWNISRQEFQVLIDNGLFTKKEFESIISAEYKDGFSKFFDANNPDNLKAQVLHTPTVLNIAIDTTKLLTLCGEKLRKYGAQIWEETEFNRGTIGKDLVTINTTNLTTGEAKEISARLLIDAMGTASPIAWQMSGNQAFDSVCPTVGAVVEGLSPEVWDMEYGDVLFSHGDISRGRQLIWELFPVEDNNVTIYLFHYHQVHPDNPGSLLEMYEDFFSILPEYRRCDLDKLIWKKPTFGYIPGKFTIKKNDRKIALDRVLSIGDAASLQSPLIFTGFGSLVRNLGKLTSLLDSALKYNLLDGESLNQIQAYQSNIAVTWLFSKGMMVPTHKTLPPARINSMLNTFFGLLADEPKTAEVFIKDRTDWLTFNRLALKAARKNPPLLLWIWQMAGSADIFRWLGAYNAFTLDALKNLLFSAWFNSWLEKQNSWLPKSNPKLWFKLLAFSSTLHRKS; this is translated from the coding sequence ATGAATTTAACCGAAATTTTATATTTAGAAATTCCTCATCCTAATCCTGAGATAGTTTGTCATTGGTTACAGAATACATGGCAACCCTCTCAAGGTAAAAAAAATCATACTACTGATGGTATTGTTTTAGAATTAGCTGATAATCATGAGTTGTCAGTTTTTATCTGGACACTACAGCGCACTACTTATCTAAAAATGTTTCGTTGGGGTGAAAAACAAGTATTTGTAGAAAATAAAATAAAACGAGAATTAGAAATAGCTATTAATCAACAATTTCCGACTAATTATCCTCTTTTACCTGAGATTGATTTAGAGAACAATTCGATATTTTCTGCCTTAGAATCTTATTATCCTAATACCGTTAAATATTTTCAAAAAATGCCTCAAGGAGAATATGATTTAAAGAGAGTTTATTGGTGGGAAAAAACTTGGCGAGAAAGTGTCAAAAATAAAGTAAAAACTAATAACCCTAAACAAGTTTTATTTAAGGATGAAACCACTGGAAAAGCTGACTATGATATTGTTTATGTGGGAGGAGCTTTAGGTGCTATCCATGCCTGTTTAATGGCAAAATTAGGTTATAGTGTTCTTTTAATTGAACGGTTAAAATTTGGTAGAATGAATCGAGAATGGAATATTTCTCGTCAAGAATTTCAGGTTTTAATTGATAATGGTTTATTTACTAAAAAAGAATTTGAATCGATTATTTCCGCAGAATATAAAGACGGTTTTAGTAAGTTTTTTGATGCTAATAATCCTGATAATTTAAAAGCTCAAGTTTTACATACTCCCACGGTGTTAAATATTGCGATCGACACCACTAAATTATTAACTTTATGCGGAGAAAAATTAAGAAAATATGGTGCGCAAATTTGGGAAGAAACAGAGTTTAATCGAGGTACTATTGGTAAAGATTTAGTCACCATTAACACCACCAATTTAACCACTGGAGAAGCAAAAGAAATTAGTGCAAGATTACTAATTGATGCCATGGGTACAGCTTCCCCCATTGCGTGGCAAATGTCAGGAAATCAGGCTTTTGATAGTGTTTGCCCTACCGTTGGCGCCGTGGTGGAAGGTTTATCACCCGAAGTGTGGGATATGGAATATGGAGATGTACTATTTTCCCATGGAGATATATCCAGAGGCAGACAACTTATTTGGGAGTTATTCCCCGTTGAAGATAATAACGTGACAATTTATCTATTCCACTATCATCAAGTTCACCCTGACAATCCCGGTTCATTATTAGAAATGTATGAGGACTTTTTTAGTATTTTACCTGAATATCGCCGTTGTGATCTGGATAAATTAATCTGGAAAAAACCCACTTTTGGTTACATACCGGGTAAGTTTACCATCAAAAAAAACGATCGAAAAATAGCGCTCGATCGAGTATTATCCATAGGAGATGCCGCTTCCCTACAATCCCCCTTAATTTTCACAGGATTTGGCTCATTAGTGCGAAATTTAGGCAAATTAACCAGCTTATTAGATTCTGCACTTAAATATAACCTCCTCGATGGAGAATCTCTTAATCAAATTCAAGCCTATCAAAGCAATATAGCGGTAACATGGTTATTCTCCAAAGGAATGATGGTGCCTACCCATAAAACCCTACCACCAGCAAGGATTAACTCTATGTTAAACACTTTTTTTGGTTTACTAGCAGATGAACCAAAAACCGCAGAAGTCTTTATTAAGGATCGCACAGATTGGTTAACATTTAACCGTTTAGCCCTAAAAGCGGCGAGGAAAAATCCACCTCTGTTATTATGGATATGGCAAATGGCAGGAAGTGCTGACATATTTCGCTGGTTAGGTGCGTATAATGCCTTTACCCTTGATGCTTTGAAAAATTTATTATTCAGTGCATGGTTTAATAGTTGGCTTGAAAAACAAAATTCATGGCTACCGAAATCTAACCCCAAATTATGGTTTAAATTACTCGCCTTTAGCTCAACTTTGCATCGAAAATCTTAA
- the cax gene encoding calcium/proton exchanger, which yields MYKNLIFSILLVFIPISIVGHFLHWSEAVIFITAGLAIIPLAGFMGTATEEIAVVLGPNLGGLLNATFGNATELILAFIALKSGLVQVVKATLSGSIIGNLLLVMGFAMFLGGLRYKEQNFQPTAARLNASSMNLAVIALLLPTAVEYTSTGLTEITIQRLSIGVAIVLISVYLLTLLFSMKTHSYLYDVGMAENENEDKEEAPHKPNLVLWVGVLLIVTLGVAVESELLVESLEKATEVLGLPALFTGVIFLPIIGNAAEHATAVTVAMKDKMDLSVSVAVGSSLQIALFVAPVLVLAGWVIGQPMDLNFNPFELVAVAVSVLIANSISSDGNSNWLEGVLLLATYVVIALAFYFHPAIEGLS from the coding sequence ATGTACAAAAATCTGATCTTTTCCATTTTATTGGTATTTATACCTATCTCGATCGTGGGGCATTTCCTTCATTGGAGTGAAGCCGTTATCTTTATTACCGCAGGTCTTGCTATTATACCCTTAGCTGGATTTATGGGAACAGCTACCGAAGAAATTGCCGTAGTATTAGGACCTAATTTGGGAGGCTTACTAAATGCAACTTTTGGTAATGCTACTGAATTAATTTTAGCCTTTATCGCCTTAAAAAGTGGCTTAGTGCAAGTAGTTAAAGCGACTTTAAGCGGTTCAATTATTGGTAACTTACTGTTAGTTATGGGATTTGCCATGTTTTTAGGAGGATTGCGCTACAAAGAGCAAAATTTTCAACCAACCGCCGCCCGTTTAAATGCTTCTTCCATGAATTTAGCCGTCATCGCCCTACTTTTGCCCACTGCCGTAGAATATACCTCTACAGGATTAACGGAGATTACCATACAACGGTTATCCATCGGAGTTGCGATCGTACTCATTAGTGTATATTTACTAACCTTACTTTTTTCCATGAAAACCCACTCCTACTTATATGATGTAGGTATGGCAGAAAACGAGAATGAAGATAAAGAAGAAGCACCCCATAAACCAAATCTTGTGCTGTGGGTAGGAGTATTATTAATCGTCACCCTTGGGGTTGCCGTAGAATCAGAATTATTAGTAGAATCCTTAGAAAAAGCCACAGAAGTTTTAGGCTTACCCGCTTTATTCACTGGGGTAATTTTCTTACCGATTATTGGTAACGCCGCCGAACACGCTACGGCTGTAACCGTTGCCATGAAAGATAAAATGGATTTATCGGTGTCTGTGGCGGTGGGTTCGAGTTTACAAATAGCGCTATTTGTAGCACCAGTTTTAGTCTTAGCAGGTTGGGTAATTGGGCAACCCATGGACTTAAATTTCAACCCTTTTGAATTGGTAGCGGTAGCAGTATCGGTATTAATTGCCAACTCTATCAGTTCTGATGGTAACTCAAATTGGTTAGAAGGAGTTTTATTACTGGCGACTTATGTTGTCATTGCTTTAGCCTTTTATTTTCATCCCGCCATCGAGGGATTAAGTTAA